A single window of Nocardia sp. NBC_01327 DNA harbors:
- a CDS encoding acyl-CoA dehydrogenase family protein → MQLALTGDEIGFRNHLRTLYRREIPLEIRDAVREGRELGREDLVTTQRILNAHHIAVPNWPQQWGGRDWTPIQRHIWQDEMQLACVPEPLTFNVDMIGPVLARFGSEELKVRFLAPTANLDIWWCQGFSEPEAGSDLAALRTTAIRDGDSYIVTGQKIWTSAAQYADWMFCLVRTDPGAVKQQAGISLLLLPMDAPGVTVRPIALVDGSSEVNEVFLDQVRVPADHLVGQENQGWTYAKFLLGNERIGMAGIGRTKVRLSTIKARARQTRVGAGTLLDDPLFAARLAELENDTLALELLQLGATDAKTGGSASILKLCGSELQQAATELMLEVAGPGALLPDATQWAGRSTAAYLNCRKTSIYGGSTEVQRGIIASTILGL, encoded by the coding sequence ATGCAATTGGCCCTGACCGGCGATGAGATCGGGTTCCGCAATCACCTGCGGACGCTGTACCGCCGTGAAATTCCGCTCGAGATCCGGGACGCCGTGCGGGAGGGTCGTGAGCTCGGCCGCGAGGACCTCGTCACCACGCAGCGCATCCTCAACGCCCACCACATCGCGGTGCCGAATTGGCCGCAGCAGTGGGGCGGAAGGGACTGGACCCCCATCCAGCGCCACATCTGGCAGGACGAAATGCAACTCGCCTGCGTCCCTGAACCTTTGACGTTCAATGTCGACATGATCGGGCCGGTCCTCGCCCGGTTCGGCTCCGAAGAGCTCAAGGTGCGGTTTCTGGCGCCGACGGCCAACCTCGACATCTGGTGGTGTCAGGGATTCTCCGAGCCGGAGGCCGGGTCCGATCTGGCGGCCTTGCGCACCACCGCGATTCGCGACGGGGACAGCTATATCGTCACGGGGCAGAAGATCTGGACCAGTGCGGCCCAGTACGCGGACTGGATGTTCTGCCTCGTGCGCACCGACCCCGGTGCGGTGAAGCAGCAGGCGGGCATCTCCCTGCTGCTGCTTCCCATGGACGCGCCCGGCGTCACCGTGCGCCCGATCGCCCTCGTCGACGGCAGCAGCGAGGTCAACGAGGTATTTCTCGATCAGGTGCGGGTACCCGCCGATCACCTTGTCGGGCAGGAGAATCAGGGCTGGACCTACGCGAAATTCCTGCTCGGCAATGAGCGCATCGGTATGGCCGGCATCGGCCGCACGAAGGTCCGGCTGTCCACGATCAAGGCACGGGCCCGGCAGACCCGGGTGGGCGCCGGCACGCTACTGGACGATCCACTGTTCGCGGCACGTCTGGCCGAACTCGAAAACGACACGCTGGCACTGGAATTGCTCCAGCTCGGCGCGACCGATGCGAAGACCGGCGGGTCCGCGTCGATTCTGAAGCTGTGCGGCAGCGAACTGCAGCAGGCCGCCACCGAGCTGATGCTGGAGGTCGCCGGACCCGGCGCGCTGCTGCCGGACGCGACCCAGTGGGCCGGACGCAGCACCGCGGCGTATCTGAACTGCCGCAAGACATCCATCTACGGAGGGTCCACCGAGGTGCAGCGCGGCATCATCGCCTCGACGATCCTCGGATTGTGA
- a CDS encoding AMP-binding protein, translating into MPNLLDPIRRHADTHPDAVAIRGDSNDSGAFAAWTYHQLRSTSINYAATLAAAGIRPGDRILLAAPSVPEFVVAYMGIQAAGAIVVPINTMSTRHEIEYVLGDAGCALVIAWHALGPAASSAAAAQGIPVWTLLPGADTGPAAAGVRDRDPDETAAILYTSGTTGRPKGAQLTVSNLLAAGEIGAECSRASSADRTGTGLPLFHVFGQASVMMTTFTAGGSLSLLSRFDARAMMAMLRRDRFTVMVGVPTMWNAMLHATGDADPADFAQLRIAVSGGASLPGPVAREFEARFGCTILEGYGLTETTALATFTDIDRGGKIGYVGCPTPATRVEVRDEAGRPCPPATIGEIFVKGATVMKGYWHRPAETAGVLSDDGWFRTGDLGEADADGDLRIVDRVKDLIIRGGYNVYPSEVEEALYAHPDIVEAAVLGIPDDYYGEEVAAVIVRRPESALAATDVSAWARERLSAYKVPRVIRLVDALPKGSTGKILKRAIDLATLTGTTPEDSRSTP; encoded by the coding sequence GTGCCAAACCTGCTGGACCCCATCCGCCGGCATGCGGACACCCATCCCGACGCCGTGGCCATTCGCGGCGACAGCAATGATTCCGGCGCATTCGCCGCGTGGACCTATCACCAATTGCGTTCGACGAGCATCAATTACGCCGCGACGCTGGCCGCGGCGGGGATTCGCCCGGGTGATCGGATCCTGCTCGCCGCACCGTCGGTTCCCGAATTCGTGGTCGCGTACATGGGTATTCAGGCGGCGGGCGCCATAGTGGTCCCGATCAACACCATGTCGACCCGGCACGAGATCGAGTACGTCCTCGGCGATGCCGGATGCGCACTGGTCATCGCCTGGCATGCGCTGGGCCCTGCCGCGTCGAGTGCGGCTGCGGCACAGGGTATTCCGGTCTGGACCCTGCTGCCCGGCGCCGACACCGGCCCGGCGGCGGCCGGGGTCCGCGACCGCGATCCGGACGAGACCGCGGCGATCCTCTACACCTCCGGCACCACGGGCCGGCCCAAGGGGGCGCAGCTGACGGTGTCGAACCTGTTGGCGGCGGGCGAGATCGGCGCCGAATGCAGTCGGGCATCGAGCGCGGACCGGACGGGCACCGGTCTGCCGCTGTTCCACGTCTTCGGCCAGGCCTCGGTCATGATGACAACCTTCACCGCCGGCGGATCACTGTCTCTGCTCTCCCGTTTCGACGCCCGGGCGATGATGGCCATGCTGCGCCGCGATCGGTTCACCGTCATGGTCGGGGTGCCCACCATGTGGAACGCCATGCTGCACGCCACCGGTGACGCGGATCCCGCGGATTTCGCGCAGCTGCGCATCGCGGTCTCCGGTGGCGCGTCGCTGCCCGGTCCGGTGGCGCGGGAGTTCGAGGCGCGCTTCGGCTGCACCATTCTCGAGGGGTACGGGCTCACCGAGACCACCGCTCTCGCCACATTCACCGATATCGATCGCGGCGGGAAGATCGGCTACGTCGGATGCCCGACGCCCGCCACCCGGGTCGAGGTCCGCGACGAAGCGGGCCGCCCGTGTCCCCCTGCGACGATCGGCGAGATATTCGTCAAGGGCGCCACGGTGATGAAGGGTTACTGGCATCGCCCGGCCGAAACCGCCGGCGTGCTCAGCGACGACGGCTGGTTTCGCACCGGAGATCTGGGCGAGGCCGACGCCGACGGTGATCTGCGCATAGTCGACCGCGTCAAGGACCTCATCATTCGCGGCGGCTACAACGTCTATCCGAGCGAGGTCGAGGAGGCGCTCTACGCGCATCCCGACATTGTCGAGGCGGCCGTGCTCGGCATTCCCGACGACTACTACGGCGAGGAGGTCGCCGCGGTGATCGTGCGCCGCCCGGAATCTGCCCTCGCGGCCACCGACGTATCGGCCTGGGCCCGCGAGCGACTCTCCGCATACAAGGTTCCGCGGGTCATTCGTTTGGTCGATGCCCTGCCGAAGGGATCGACCGGCAAAATCCTCAAGCGAGCCATCGACCTCGCCACCTTGACCGGCACAACGCCGGAAGATTCCCGATCCACACCGTAA
- a CDS encoding QsdR family transcriptional regulator, which produces MTRSEPEPAGPAPRRRPSSVRPSDDALLDGVLSVFAARGFDDVTMDELALAADTSKPTLYAHFGTKDQLLEACLRREAEGLLRWMRESYRRAQGFDLDRHVATTTRALFDFAAARSEGFHVLFGAPTAGRSHEVRAAVLSSVADTVADLIRNEYGSADLSWGASADFCASVIADIGVRGVQQAIAQQLDFTAAADLTVSIIVAAMRHLDPAAVRAVDAIAEPSAVSASAESAGAAADYPAMIGAHAHSEADESRSVPRNDVLDTAIRIFGSGERLELPVVAAELGISRTTLYRRFGTRDELLGAALALQFERVVTSIDRRCTGRGAHRISEIFDRVLRQLAADPALRTYLQNESPAALRLLTQADGAVHRGSVALVERLLRRAQEQDGYRPPIERETLAFALVALGEAFLYNDAVADIRGDIDHLLQVQTALLGVAGPVGGR; this is translated from the coding sequence ATGACAAGGTCCGAACCCGAGCCTGCCGGTCCCGCGCCGCGCCGCCGTCCGTCGTCGGTGCGGCCCTCCGACGACGCACTGCTGGACGGCGTGCTGTCGGTATTCGCCGCCCGCGGTTTCGACGACGTCACCATGGATGAGCTGGCCCTCGCGGCCGACACCTCCAAGCCGACGCTGTACGCCCACTTCGGCACCAAGGACCAGCTTCTCGAAGCCTGCCTGCGCCGAGAAGCGGAGGGCCTACTGCGCTGGATGCGTGAAAGTTACCGGCGCGCCCAGGGTTTCGACCTGGACCGGCACGTCGCGACGACAACGCGCGCACTGTTCGACTTCGCCGCCGCCCGCTCCGAAGGGTTTCACGTACTGTTCGGCGCGCCCACCGCCGGCCGTTCGCACGAGGTGCGAGCCGCGGTGCTCTCCTCGGTGGCGGACACCGTCGCCGACCTGATCCGCAACGAATACGGCAGCGCGGATCTGAGCTGGGGCGCCAGCGCCGATTTCTGCGCCTCGGTGATCGCGGATATCGGGGTACGGGGCGTGCAGCAGGCCATCGCCCAGCAGCTGGATTTCACCGCGGCCGCAGATCTGACGGTATCGATCATCGTCGCGGCCATGCGCCACCTCGATCCGGCGGCCGTGCGCGCGGTCGATGCGATCGCGGAACCGAGCGCTGTCTCCGCATCTGCCGAGAGTGCCGGTGCCGCGGCGGATTACCCCGCAATGATCGGCGCGCACGCGCATTCCGAAGCGGACGAGTCCAGGTCGGTGCCTCGAAATGATGTGCTCGACACGGCAATCCGAATCTTCGGCAGCGGAGAGCGGCTGGAACTGCCCGTGGTGGCGGCCGAACTCGGCATCAGCCGCACCACCCTCTACCGCCGCTTCGGAACCAGGGACGAACTGCTGGGCGCTGCCCTGGCCCTGCAGTTCGAGCGTGTGGTCACCTCGATCGACCGGCGCTGCACCGGCCGGGGCGCACACCGGATCTCCGAGATATTCGATCGCGTCCTGCGGCAGCTGGCGGCCGACCCGGCGCTGCGCACCTACCTGCAGAACGAATCCCCGGCCGCGCTGCGCCTGCTCACCCAGGCCGACGGAGCCGTGCACCGGGGCAGCGTCGCGCTGGTCGAACGGCTGCTCCGGCGCGCCCAGGAACAGGACGGGTATCGCCCGCCGATCGAACGGGAGACCCTCGCCTTCGCCCTGGTCGCCCTGGGAGAAGCCTTCCTCTACAACGATGCCGTCGCCGACATCCGAGGCGATATCGACCATCTGCTGCAGGTGCAGACGGCCCTGCTCGGAGTGGCCGGGCCTGTCGGCGGACGGTGA
- the sigJ gene encoding RNA polymerase sigma factor SigJ has translation MLRTREADVFEGSRSRLEAIAYRLLGSAGDAEDAVQETYLRWQAADREYVQTPEAWLTKVLTNLCLNQLTSARARRETYVGQWLPEPLLAGDPMLGPADTVEQRESVSIAMLTLMERLTANERAVYVLREAFGYPHHEIADLLDITESHCQQVYRRAKQHLAVERARIEVDETSARRIVAEFLAAAVSGRTDELVRLLTDDAAIIGDGGAYFPTLNRPLVGAERIALFVRLAIKPAGAKWDLLGGKPTPFAAIVNGRPALVLVAADRIVGMVVLEVTADGIAAVHGHVNPDKLAHADRRWATCTPGAPLPELW, from the coding sequence ATGTTGCGCACGCGCGAGGCCGATGTGTTCGAAGGATCCAGGAGCCGTCTGGAGGCGATCGCCTACCGCCTGCTGGGCTCGGCCGGCGACGCCGAGGACGCGGTGCAGGAGACGTATCTGCGCTGGCAGGCCGCTGACCGCGAGTATGTGCAGACACCCGAGGCGTGGCTGACCAAGGTGCTCACCAATCTCTGCCTCAATCAGCTCACCTCCGCCCGCGCACGCCGGGAAACCTATGTGGGGCAGTGGCTTCCGGAGCCGCTGCTGGCGGGTGACCCGATGCTGGGCCCGGCCGACACCGTCGAACAGCGGGAATCGGTATCGATCGCCATGCTCACGCTCATGGAGCGGCTGACCGCCAACGAGCGCGCGGTGTACGTGCTGCGCGAGGCCTTCGGCTACCCGCACCACGAGATCGCTGACCTGCTCGACATCACCGAATCCCATTGCCAGCAGGTCTATCGCCGCGCCAAACAGCATTTGGCCGTGGAACGGGCGCGCATCGAAGTGGACGAGACGAGCGCCCGCCGGATCGTGGCGGAATTCCTGGCCGCGGCGGTCAGCGGCCGCACCGACGAATTGGTGCGGTTGCTCACCGATGACGCCGCCATCATCGGCGACGGCGGCGCGTACTTCCCCACCTTGAACAGGCCGCTCGTCGGCGCCGAGCGCATCGCGCTGTTCGTGCGGCTCGCCATCAAACCCGCGGGCGCCAAGTGGGATCTGCTCGGCGGCAAGCCCACACCGTTCGCCGCGATCGTCAATGGCAGGCCCGCGCTGGTCCTGGTGGCCGCGGATCGCATTGTCGGCATGGTGGTGCTGGAGGTGACCGCCGACGGCATCGCCGCCGTGCACGGCCACGTCAACCCCGACAAGCTGGCGCACGCCGATCGCCGGTGGGCCACCTGCACACCGGGAGCACCCCTGCCCGAATTGTGGTGA
- a CDS encoding lipase family alpha/beta hydrolase has protein sequence MPAHIRARSAGPGRGAVKRLAVIVACAAAAVAGIPATAQAASHYPVPYGLGAALAHFGDSSSPAGANDWSCRPSAEHPEPVILLHGLTATQAENWTTLAPLLANNGYCVFSLTYGRSAALPSPLNGVPGVRSMIDSATEELAPFVDRVLAATGAAKVDFVGHSEGTVMPRWYIKFLGGADKVAKSVNLAPINNGTQANGSGLLAGGLGAVGLWEQAQRLAENSGAPITVELTTGSDYLNAVNSGVAYPPGIDYTFLMTRYDEAVVPYTSGYGPVAPNVTNIVVQDQCPLAIFEHNGAAFDPVAAQDVLNALDPANSLPVDCSGLPRNS, from the coding sequence ATGCCAGCGCATATTCGAGCCCGGTCGGCAGGTCCCGGTCGAGGGGCGGTGAAACGGCTGGCGGTGATCGTTGCGTGTGCGGCCGCGGCGGTGGCGGGTATCCCCGCCACCGCGCAGGCCGCGTCGCACTATCCGGTTCCGTACGGCCTGGGGGCGGCGCTCGCGCACTTCGGTGATTCCTCTTCGCCTGCGGGAGCGAATGATTGGAGCTGCCGCCCGAGCGCGGAGCATCCGGAACCGGTGATTCTGCTGCACGGCCTCACCGCGACCCAGGCCGAGAACTGGACGACTCTCGCGCCGCTGCTGGCGAACAACGGATACTGCGTGTTCTCGCTGACCTACGGCAGGAGTGCCGCGCTGCCGTCGCCGTTGAACGGAGTGCCGGGTGTGCGGTCGATGATCGATTCCGCCACCGAGGAATTGGCGCCGTTCGTGGATCGGGTGCTGGCGGCGACGGGCGCGGCGAAGGTCGACTTTGTCGGGCATTCGGAGGGGACCGTCATGCCGCGCTGGTACATCAAGTTCCTGGGCGGGGCCGACAAGGTGGCCAAATCGGTGAACCTGGCTCCGATCAACAATGGCACGCAGGCCAATGGTTCGGGGTTGCTCGCGGGTGGGCTGGGCGCGGTCGGGTTGTGGGAGCAGGCGCAGCGTCTGGCCGAAAATTCCGGGGCGCCCATCACCGTGGAATTGACCACCGGATCGGACTATCTGAATGCGGTGAACTCCGGCGTCGCCTACCCGCCCGGCATCGACTACACCTTCCTGATGACCCGGTACGACGAGGCCGTGGTGCCCTACACCAGCGGATACGGACCCGTCGCGCCGAATGTCACCAATATCGTGGTGCAGGACCAGTGCCCGCTGGCGATCTTCGAACACAATGGCGCGGCCTTCGATCCTGTTGCCGCACAAGACGTTCTGAACGCCCTGGATCCCGCGAATTCGCTACCGGTCGATTGCTCGGGCCTGCCGCGCAACAGCTGA
- a CDS encoding CocE/NonD family hydrolase → MACSPTTAVPIAAARARYLSGALAVLTVLLLALGVSTVAPAPAEPIDDAAAWTATHDGPQPFPNVHTDWDVPITMSDGVVLKANVYRPADAAGIPATEQTPAIVNLTPYSKLTTTVVDAVLGDPALSGMLTAAVAGFDLSGVGLSGYSDLAKALAAGALRNFGVDRKLVESGYTQVVVDVRGTGFSEGDWQVFGEREQQDGVEVVNWAAAQPWSTGAVGMNGLSYSAANQLQTAERKPAALRAIFPVVPGSDLLHDIIATGGGFGVGFMPTWLASVNALKLVPDLQALFSGNLDGQWLRDRMKDPFTDAGVLLATLAAPSLAGSPELTEMLNGDSPLRRSLDGHPEQVSVPAFVYGGWQDIFAYSATRIYNAIDVPAEQKKLIMGDTYHLTTGAGLGLPGGPPRLDVLQRAWFDKWLKGIDNGIDRFDPVTLWQQGGNWASRQQFPSPGMDYRRLYLDPAPSGTALSVHDGSLRTEPGGAALLTVAPGLTGLCSREAAVGTAGETGVLDICAKDARINETNGLTFTSAPVGVPTEISGPIAVHLNTVLDATDGFWSATVNDVAPDGRSTVWTSGQLQASLRKVNEDRATRSPNGDYTDPYPYLTLDTRQEVVPGQPTIVDIGMPATDGVLQPGHRLRVDIYAFDVLRGLPMRPMLDASGLKPEHLQLDPAEPSWVNIPAAGQLG, encoded by the coding sequence ATGGCATGTTCGCCGACCACCGCTGTGCCCATCGCCGCCGCCCGAGCCCGATATCTGTCCGGCGCCCTCGCCGTCCTCACCGTATTACTGCTGGCGCTGGGAGTGTCGACCGTGGCGCCGGCCCCGGCCGAACCGATCGACGATGCGGCGGCCTGGACCGCGACTCATGATGGGCCGCAACCGTTTCCGAATGTGCACACCGACTGGGACGTGCCGATCACGATGAGCGACGGTGTGGTGCTGAAGGCCAATGTGTACCGACCGGCCGATGCCGCGGGCATCCCGGCGACCGAGCAGACGCCCGCGATCGTGAACCTGACGCCGTATTCGAAGCTCACCACCACCGTGGTCGACGCGGTGCTCGGTGATCCCGCGCTGTCGGGCATGCTGACCGCGGCCGTGGCCGGGTTCGATCTGTCCGGTGTGGGCCTGAGCGGCTATTCCGACCTGGCGAAGGCGCTGGCCGCAGGCGCACTGCGCAATTTCGGCGTGGATCGAAAGCTGGTGGAGTCCGGGTACACCCAGGTCGTGGTCGATGTGCGCGGCACCGGATTCTCCGAGGGCGACTGGCAGGTCTTCGGCGAACGCGAGCAGCAGGACGGCGTCGAAGTGGTGAATTGGGCTGCGGCACAACCGTGGTCGACCGGCGCGGTGGGAATGAACGGCCTGTCGTATTCGGCCGCCAACCAGCTGCAGACCGCTGAACGTAAACCGGCGGCGCTGCGTGCGATTTTCCCGGTCGTCCCCGGCAGCGACCTGCTGCACGACATCATCGCCACCGGAGGCGGATTCGGCGTCGGATTCATGCCCACCTGGCTGGCCAGTGTCAATGCCCTCAAACTGGTGCCGGACCTGCAAGCACTGTTCAGCGGCAATCTCGACGGGCAGTGGTTGCGAGATCGGATGAAGGATCCCTTCACCGATGCCGGTGTCCTGCTCGCCACGCTGGCCGCCCCCAGCCTGGCCGGCAGTCCGGAGCTGACGGAAATGCTGAACGGGGACAGCCCATTACGCCGCAGTCTGGACGGTCATCCCGAGCAGGTCAGCGTGCCGGCCTTTGTCTACGGCGGCTGGCAGGACATTTTCGCCTACTCCGCGACGCGCATCTACAACGCCATCGATGTTCCGGCGGAGCAGAAGAAACTGATCATGGGTGATACCTACCATCTGACCACCGGCGCCGGCCTCGGTCTACCCGGCGGCCCACCGCGCCTGGATGTGCTCCAGCGCGCCTGGTTCGACAAGTGGCTCAAGGGCATCGACAACGGCATCGACCGCTTCGATCCGGTGACGCTGTGGCAGCAGGGCGGCAATTGGGCGAGCCGGCAGCAGTTCCCGAGTCCGGGTATGGATTACCGCCGGCTGTATCTGGATCCGGCGCCCTCGGGGACGGCGCTGAGTGTGCACGACGGCAGCCTGCGCACCGAGCCGGGCGGGGCGGCGCTGCTGACCGTGGCGCCGGGACTGACCGGGCTGTGCTCCCGCGAAGCCGCGGTGGGCACCGCCGGTGAGACCGGAGTGCTGGACATCTGCGCGAAAGACGCACGCATCAACGAGACCAACGGTCTGACCTTCACCAGTGCGCCGGTCGGGGTTCCGACCGAGATCTCCGGACCGATCGCCGTGCATCTGAACACGGTGCTGGATGCCACGGACGGTTTCTGGTCGGCGACGGTCAACGACGTCGCTCCCGATGGGCGATCAACAGTGTGGACCAGCGGACAGCTCCAGGCATCCCTGCGAAAAGTGAACGAGGACAGGGCGACTCGATCACCGAACGGTGATTACACCGATCCGTACCCCTATCTCACCCTGGACACCCGCCAGGAGGTGGTGCCGGGGCAGCCGACCATTGTCGATATCGGGATGCCGGCCACCGACGGTGTGCTGCAACCGGGGCACCGGCTGCGAGTCGATATCTACGCCTTCGATGTCCTGCGCGGACTGCCCATGCGCCCGATGCTCGATGCCAGCGGGCTGAAACCGGAACACCTGCAATTGGATCCGGCCGAACCCAGCTGGGTGAATATCCCGGCAGCCGGGCAGCTGGGCTGA
- a CDS encoding NAD(P)/FAD-dependent oxidoreductase — MKHRIVVLGAGYAGATTAGRLAKRLHRDDVEITLVNADPDFVERVRLHQLAAGQDLPVRPLRKMFAGTGVEVRIARVDSIDADRKSVELLGEQGAETLAYDTLVYALGSTVADFGVPGVAEHSHQVASKRAALRLRERLNELRADETVLIVGGGLTGIEIATEIAEARTDLKVAMAARGGVGDWLDEKAQSHLRGAFERFGIAVHEHADVTRVTEAGVVTRPGAEIRAHLTVWTAGFAVHPIAAASTLTVSAAGRIVVDATQRSVSHPDVYAVGDAAYAIGVGGKTLRMGCATASPMAWLGADALAARLTGREVPDAPIGYNSQCISLGRRDAIVQKVTAEDQPTSKVDVGRKAARLKKLICSGAAWSVRHPTLLVPSRRRRVVAIGAAAHTAAV, encoded by the coding sequence ATGAAGCACCGCATCGTCGTCCTCGGAGCCGGATACGCCGGAGCCACCACCGCCGGACGCCTGGCCAAGCGACTGCACCGCGACGACGTCGAGATCACCCTGGTCAATGCCGATCCCGACTTCGTCGAACGGGTGCGCCTGCATCAGCTCGCCGCCGGGCAGGATCTACCGGTCCGCCCGCTGCGAAAGATGTTCGCGGGCACCGGCGTCGAGGTGCGCATCGCACGGGTCGATTCGATCGACGCGGACCGCAAGTCCGTCGAACTGCTCGGCGAGCAGGGAGCCGAGACCCTCGCCTATGACACGCTCGTCTACGCCCTGGGCAGCACCGTCGCCGATTTCGGCGTGCCCGGCGTCGCCGAGCACTCCCACCAGGTGGCGAGCAAGCGGGCCGCGCTGCGGCTGCGGGAACGCCTGAACGAGCTGCGGGCCGACGAGACCGTGCTGATCGTGGGCGGCGGCCTCACCGGCATCGAGATCGCCACCGAAATCGCCGAGGCGCGAACGGATCTGAAGGTCGCCATGGCCGCGCGCGGCGGTGTCGGCGACTGGCTCGACGAGAAGGCGCAGAGCCATCTGCGCGGCGCGTTCGAACGCTTCGGCATCGCCGTCCACGAGCACGCCGACGTCACCCGGGTCACCGAAGCGGGCGTGGTCACCCGGCCGGGTGCGGAGATCCGCGCCCACCTGACCGTCTGGACCGCGGGATTCGCCGTGCACCCGATCGCGGCGGCGAGCACGCTCACCGTCTCCGCGGCCGGGCGAATCGTCGTCGACGCCACCCAGCGCTCGGTGTCGCACCCGGACGTGTACGCCGTCGGCGATGCCGCATACGCCATCGGAGTGGGCGGCAAGACATTGCGCATGGGCTGCGCCACCGCCTCCCCGATGGCCTGGCTGGGCGCCGACGCCCTCGCCGCCCGGCTGACCGGACGCGAAGTCCCCGATGCCCCGATCGGCTACAACAGCCAGTGCATCAGCCTCGGCCGCCGTGATGCCATCGTGCAGAAGGTGACCGCGGAGGATCAGCCGACCTCGAAGGTCGACGTGGGCCGCAAGGCCGCCCGCCTGAAGAAGCTGATCTGCTCGGGCGCGGCCTGGTCCGTACGGCATCCGACCCTGCTGGTGCCGAGCCGGCGTCGCCGAGTCGTCGCGATCGGCGCGGCGGCCCATACCGCGGCCGTCTGA
- a CDS encoding acyl-CoA dehydrogenase family protein, translating to MNFEPTAEQAMLRDTVNNVLAFHSSADAADLWPALADLGLLGLTFPESEGGQGAGPIEAMIVMSELGASPVRVPVLDSAYLPGNLVAEAASPAQRRELLPKIAAGQLRPAFAHEEPRARWPLRTLSTSAVRQGATWQVTGRKSPVLFGDEADLLIVSAAVTDGIRLFLVDPAGAGVSRRGSATYDGMSAADIVFTAAAAEPLASLRAEEAIEAALVAAQAALCAEAVGAMTEALHLTAEYLCTRRQFGVPLRTFQALAHRAADMHIAVVMAHGMSVYASMALADGVIDQSVASRAKLRIGRSARYVGQEAVQLHGGIGMTMDYPVGQYFARLTAIEQTFGNSSDHLRFLMSRVAEYDMVDL from the coding sequence GTGAACTTCGAACCGACCGCGGAACAGGCGATGTTGCGCGACACCGTGAACAATGTGCTGGCCTTCCACTCGTCGGCGGACGCCGCCGACCTCTGGCCTGCGCTGGCCGATCTCGGACTACTCGGGCTGACCTTCCCGGAATCCGAAGGCGGCCAGGGCGCGGGCCCGATCGAGGCGATGATCGTCATGTCCGAGCTGGGTGCGAGCCCGGTCCGGGTCCCGGTGCTCGACAGCGCCTACCTGCCCGGGAACCTGGTGGCCGAGGCGGCCAGCCCCGCCCAGCGCCGCGAACTCCTGCCGAAGATCGCGGCCGGGCAGCTGCGGCCCGCCTTCGCGCACGAGGAACCCCGAGCGCGCTGGCCGCTGCGGACGCTGTCGACTTCGGCTGTGCGACAGGGCGCCACGTGGCAGGTGACGGGGCGCAAGTCGCCGGTGCTGTTCGGTGACGAAGCCGATCTGCTCATTGTCAGCGCCGCCGTGACCGACGGCATCCGGCTGTTCCTCGTCGACCCTGCCGGTGCGGGTGTATCCCGAAGGGGGAGTGCGACATACGACGGTATGAGCGCGGCCGACATCGTGTTCACGGCTGCCGCCGCGGAGCCGCTGGCCTCGCTGAGGGCCGAGGAGGCGATCGAGGCCGCTCTGGTCGCCGCCCAGGCGGCGCTGTGCGCCGAAGCTGTCGGCGCGATGACCGAGGCCCTGCATCTCACGGCCGAATATCTGTGTACCCGTAGACAATTCGGCGTCCCGCTGCGTACTTTCCAGGCGCTCGCCCATCGTGCCGCGGACATGCACATCGCGGTCGTGATGGCGCACGGCATGTCCGTCTACGCGTCGATGGCATTGGCGGACGGCGTGATCGATCAGTCCGTCGCCTCCCGCGCGAAACTTCGTATCGGACGGTCGGCGCGCTACGTGGGGCAGGAAGCCGTCCAACTGCACGGCGGTATCGGGATGACCATGGACTACCCGGTCGGACAGTATTTCGCCCGCCTGACCGCCATCGAGCAGACCTTCGGCAATTCCAGCGACCATCTGCGATTCCTGATGAGCCGGGTCGCCGAATACGACATGGTCGACCTGTGA